Within Citrus sinensis cultivar Valencia sweet orange chromosome 1, DVS_A1.0, whole genome shotgun sequence, the genomic segment GATGATGTATGGAGCATTGATATGTGGGATGTTATTCAAGAAATACTTCCGGATAATCAGAATGGAAGTAGAGTATTAATAACACTCACTGACATTAGGATCATCATCTCATTTCAGTTCGAAGACGGAGAGAACATGCGGCTTGATTTAGTGCCCACTGGAGGACCATTGAGAGCTACATATAAAGGACGGCCTTTCCTCATCTTATATCATGGAAGCATCTcattagaagaaaatataCGGGAAGCAGTGGAGACACCCCTTGGGCTTCGGTACATCAAATGTTTAATGTTACCTTTTTGCTTGAAACCTTGTTTTATCTACTTATCTGTGTTTCCCGCACACCAAGAGATATCCACCAGGCAGTTATATCAGTTGTGGATAGCTGAAGGTTTCATTCCAGACAATAGTGAGGCAACTGCTGAGAGTTACTTGGAACAACTTATCAAGGAAGGCTTTGTTGAagcaaagaagagaaaagcCGGAGGCACTATCAACACATGCTCTATTCCTGGTCGTTGGCGTCCCGTGCTGCACACAGTTCCTTATATGGTGGAATTCATCTGTTCCCCTTTCATGGATCCAAAAGGTAAATCACCAAAAAAAGCCAAACGGTTAAACGCTGTTGAAAGAGAGGGTGATTTTGCTTGCTTAGATGATTATGACTCGCAACTGCATTCTTTGTTGTGCTGCTCTCCAGAAACCCGCCACCTTGACCCTATAGATTGGGAGAAATTTTGTGGAATGTTCAAACTTCTCAGAGTATTGGACTTGGGATCTCTTGTTCTCATCCAGTATCCATCcggaattgaaaatttatttcttttgagatATTTGAAGTTGAATATCCCTTCCCTCAACAGCCTGCCTTCATCATTGTTAAGCAATCTTCTGAACCTCTACACCCTAGACATGCCCTTTAGCTATATAGATCATACAGCAGATGAATTTTGGAAGATGAACAAACTCAGGCATCTAAATTTTGGCTCAATCACACTTCCTGCGCATCCAGGAAAATTCTGTGGCTCTCTGGaaaatctcaatttcattTCAGCCTTGCATCCTTGCTGCTGTACTGAAGATATATTGGGCAGACTACCTAATCTTCGAAATCTCCGAATACGGGGAGATTTAAGTTATAATCAATCTTTGTTGTCCAAAAGTCTCTGCAGATTGAGCTGTCTCGAGTCATTGAAGCTGGCGAATGAAAGCAAGATGCCACGGCTCTCCAAAATCGTCCTTGCTGAATAC encodes:
- the LOC107175807 gene encoding probable disease resistance protein At1g58390 isoform X3, with the protein product MDINFRLFSERLGRVLAGEEVTLPDAAKQPIQNLHAETEIVTSWLREFEDDISCLLMQKIGEVEIDDPDLGNIMDEINCFTYESEKVIDTFINSITQQKTQSSCSKDIFDALQGLQSRITDIKQRMQQLKHMDSKIIDLIKTSKAEAGISSSSKSRDTVGLDDRMEELLDLLIEGPPQLSVVAILDSIGLDKTAFAGEAYNSSYVKHYFDCHAWITEPYSNEYDADQILDIVIKFLMPSSRLSEIMDKNYEMKKIILHEYLMTKRYLIVIDDVWSIDMWDVIQEILPDNQNGSRVLITLTDIRIIISFQFEDGENMRLDLVPTGGPLRATYKGRPFLILYHGSISLEENIREAVETPLGLRYIKCLMLPFCLKPCFIYLSVFPAHQEISTRQLYQLWIAEGFIPDNSEATAESYLEQLIKEGFVEAKKRKAGGTINTCSIPGRWRPVLHTVPYMVEFICSPFMDPKGKSPKKAKRLNAVEREGDFACLDDYDSQLHSLLCCSPETRHLDPIDWEKFCGMFKLLRVLDLGSLVLIQYPSGIENLFLLRYLKLNIPSLNSLPSSLLSNLLNLYTLDMPFSYIDHTADEFWKMNKLRHLNFGSITLPAHPGKFCGSLENLNFISALHPCCCTEDILGRLPNLRNLRIRGDLSYNQSLLSKSLCRLSCLESLKLANESKMPRLSKIVLAEYLFPHSLTHLSFSNTDLMDDPMPTLEKLPLLQVLKLKQNSYSGRKLTCGSYGFPNLKVLHLKSMLWLEEWTMGNAAMPKLECLIINPCAYLKKMPEQLWYIKSLNKFDCWWPQPELRQKLREFEDKEQCGIQLYPYGI
- the LOC107175807 gene encoding probable disease resistance protein At1g58390 isoform X1, with amino-acid sequence MHINFRLFSERLRRVLAGEEVTLPDAAKQPIQNLHAEVEIVTSWLSEFEDDISLLLFEKMAEEESHDPDLATVMDEINWFTYESEKVIDTFINSITQQKTQSSCSKDIFDALQGLQSRITDIKQRMQQLKHMDSKIIDLIKTSKAEAGISSSSKSRDTVGLDDRMEELLDLLIEGPPQLSVVAILDSIGLDKTAFAGEAYNSSYVKHYFDCHAWITEPYSNEYDADQILDIVIKFLMPSSRLSEIMDKNYEMKKIILHEYLMTKRYLIVIDDVWSIDMWDVIQEILPDNQNGSRVLITLTDIRIIISFQFEDGENMRLDLVPTGGPLRATYKGRPFLILYHGSISLEENIREAVETPLGLRYIKCLMLPFCLKPCFIYLSVFPAHQEISTRQLYQLWIAEGFIPDNSEATAESYLEQLIKEGFVEAKKRKAGGTINTCSIPGRWRPVLHTVPYMVEFICSPFMDPKGKSPKKAKRLNAVEREGDFACLDDYDSQLHSLLCCSPETRHLDPIDWEKFCGMFKLLRVLDLGSLVLIQYPSGIENLFLLRYLKLNIPSLNSLPSSLLSNLLNLYTLDMPFSYIDHTADEFWKMNKLRHLNFGSITLPAHPGKFCGSLENLNFISALHPCCCTEDILGRLPNLRNLRIRGDLSYNQSLLSKSLCRLSCLESLKLANESKMPRLSKIVLAEYLFPHSLTHLSFSNTDLMDDPMPTLEKLPLLQVLKLKQNSYSGRKLTCGSYGFPNLKVLHLKSMLWLEEWTMGNAAMPKLECLIINPCAYLKKMPEQLWYIKSLNKFDCWWPQPELRQKLREFEDKEQCGIQLYPYGI
- the LOC107175807 gene encoding probable disease resistance protein At1g58390 isoform X2 — protein: MDINFRLFSERLGRVLAGEEVTLSDAAKQPIQNLHAETEIVTSWLREFEDDISCLLMQKIGEVEIDDPDLGNIMDEINCFTYESEKVIDTFINSITQQKTQSSCSKDIFDALQGLQSRITDIKQRMQQLKHMDSKIIDLIKTSKAEAGISSSSKSRDTVGLDDRMEELLDLLIEGPPQLSVVAILDSIGLDKTAFAGEAYNSSYVKHYFDCHAWITEPYSNEYDADQILDIVIKFLMPSSRLSEIMDKNYEMKKIILHEYLMTKRYLIVIDDVWSIDMWDVIQEILPDNQNGSRVLITLTDIRIIISFQFEDGENMRLDLVPTGGPLRATYKGRPFLILYHGSISLEENIREAVETPLGLRYIKCLMLPFCLKPCFIYLSVFPAHQEISTRQLYQLWIAEGFIPDNSEATAESYLEQLIKEGFVEAKKRKAGGTINTCSIPGRWRPVLHTVPYMVEFICSPFMDPKGKSPKKAKRLNAVEREGDFACLDDYDSQLHSLLCCSPETRHLDPIDWEKFCGMFKLLRVLDLGSLVLIQYPSGIENLFLLRYLKLNIPSLNSLPSSLLSNLLNLYTLDMPFSYIDHTADEFWKMNKLRHLNFGSITLPAHPGKFCGSLENLNFISALHPCCCTEDILGRLPNLRNLRIRGDLSYNQSLLSKSLCRLSCLESLKLANESKMPRLSKIVLAEYLFPHSLTHLSFSNTDLMDDPMPTLEKLPLLQVLKLKQNSYSGRKLTCGSYGFPNLKVLHLKSMLWLEEWTMGNAAMPKLECLIINPCAYLKKMPEQLWYIKSLNKFDCWWPQPELRQKLREFEDKEQCGIQLYPYGI
- the LOC107175807 gene encoding probable disease resistance protein At1g58390 isoform X4, coding for MGINFRLFSERLRRVLAGQEVTLPDAAKQPIQNLHAETEIVTSWLREFEDDISCLLMQKIGEVEIDDPDLGNIMDEINCFTYESEKVIDTFINSITQQKTQSSCSKDIFDALQGLQSRITDIKQRMQQLKHMDSKIIDLIKTSKAEAGISSSSKSRDTVGLDDRMEELLDLLIEGPPQLSVVAILDSIGLDKTAFAGEAYNSSYVKHYFDCHAWITEPYSNEYDADQILDIVIKFLMPSSRLSEIMDKNYEMKKIILHEYLMTKRYLIVIDDVWSIDMWDVIQEILPDNQNGSRVLITLTDIRIIISFQFEDGENMRLDLVPTGGPLRATYKGRPFLILYHGSISLEENIREAVETPLGLRYIKCLMLPFCLKPCFIYLSVFPAHQEISTRQLYQLWIAEGFIPDNSEATAESYLEQLIKEGFVEAKKRKAGGTINTCSIPGRWRPVLHTVPYMVEFICSPFMDPKGKSPKKAKRLNAVEREGDFACLDDYDSQLHSLLCCSPETRHLDPIDWEKFCGMFKLLRVLDLGSLVLIQYPSGIENLFLLRYLKLNIPSLNSLPSSLLSNLLNLYTLDMPFSYIDHTADEFWKMNKLRHLNFGSITLPAHPGKFCGSLENLNFISALHPCCCTEDILGRLPNLRNLRIRGDLSYNQSLLSKSLCRLSCLESLKLANESKMPRLSKIVLAEYLFPHSLTHLSFSNTDLMDDPMPTLEKLPLLQVLKLKQNSYSGRKLTCGSYGFPNLKVLHLKSMLWLEEWTMGNAAMPKLECLIINPCAYLKKMPEQLWYIKSLNKFDCWWPQPELRQKLREFEDKEQCGIQLYPYGI